From one Plasmodium yoelii strain 17X genome assembly, chromosome: 12 genomic stretch:
- a CDS encoding rhoptry associated adhesin, putative, translating to MKKILVFFVICFFKIWRETAECSKYPKRKKHGNAMKENYLKDEHLNNYSFMMVKPNDEKVMNDNAKNINANNNLNNNMNNNVNNNDNNNNRDNNNNNNDNNNNNDNNNNDNNNNDNNNNNDNNNNRNDNNNNNNNNEEKKNDVPPEKKINKENLLEYGTHDKNGHFIPSYKTLTDEILSTSNALERASNYLKITCSHLMKILEFIPDSKISTQYIKVDNKNVYLKDINTECQDIFFSLEKLTMTTIVLNSKINKLVYVQDS from the exons atgaaaaagatattagttttttttgttatttgtttttttaaaatatggaGAGAAACTGCTGAATGTTCTAAATAcccaaaaagaaaaaaacatgGAAATGCTATgaaagaaaattatttaaaagacgaacatttaaataattacagCTTCATGATGGTTAAGCCAAATGACGAAAAGGTTATGAATGACAATGCAAAGAATATCAATGCGAATAACAATCTGAATAacaatatgaataataatgtgaataataatgacaataataataatcgtgacaataataataataataacgacaataataataataacgacaataataataatgacaataataataacgacaataataataataacgacaataataataatcgtaatgataacaataataacaataataataatgaagaaaaaaaaaatgatgtcCCAcccgaaaaaaaaattaataaagaaaatttatTAGAATATGGAACACATGACAAAAATGGGCATTTCATTCCTTCTTACAAAACATTAACAGATGAAATATTATCGACAAGCAATGCattg GAACGAGCTTCAAATTACCTAAAAATTACATGTTCTCATCTCATGAAAATTCTCGAATTTATTCCAGACTCTAAGATATCAACacaatatataaaagttgataataaaaatgtttactTAAAAGATATTAATACTGAATGTCaggatattttttttagtttagAAAAATTAACTATGACCACAATTGTTCTTAATTCAAAAATCAATAAGTTGGTATATGTTCAGGATTCTTAA
- a CDS encoding cytochrome b-c1 complex subunit 7, putative, translated as MSLHKEICKYIIKAGSKDIKKLEYEPTKRKTNRLTEAFKNAFFPYYFKFIRGPFERWQYCATTKFLREHGLMYDDMYSDKDPVIERAISLLPKDIKIKRYRRMLRGTHINFLRLYLHPSEQNYDPYIPYLAPYIEEAKFQLQEEEELLGYHPYDRRLYSGGTTGFGDLEPGLHFLVSIPNLYGAAIPHSKKK; from the exons atgtcattACATAAAGAAATTTgtaaatacattataaaagCAGGCTCAAAAGATATTAAGAAATTAGAATATGAACCAACAAAGAGAAAAACAAATAGACTAACTGAAGCTTTCAAAAATGCATTTTTCCCTTATTATTTTAAGTTTATCCGAGGACCCTTTGAAAGATGGCAATATTGTGCAACGACCAAATTTTTGAGAGAACATg GTTTAATGTACGATGACATGTACAGTGATAAAGATCCAGTAATCGAAAGAGCCATATCTTTATTAccaaaagatataaaaataaaaagatataGAAGAATGTTAAGAGGCACACACATAAATTTCCTAAGACTATACTTACATCCATCAGAGCAAAACTATGACCCATATATACCATATTTAGCTCCATATATTGAAGAAGCAAAATTTCAGTTacaagaagaagaagaattATTGGGCTACCATCCATATGATAGAAGGTTGTATTCAGGTGGAACAACAGGATTTGGTGATTTAGAACCAGGTTTACATTTTCTTGTATCTATTCCAAATCTTTATGGGGCTGCTATACCACATtcaaagaaaaaataa